The following are encoded in a window of Solibacillus sp. FSL R7-0668 genomic DNA:
- a CDS encoding CpsD/CapB family tyrosine-protein kinase translates to MFKLNHRRKKKKLKLSKLSRKLVTISDTKSIIAEQFRTIRTNITFSMPDQELKTILVTSSTPGEGKSTNAANLGVVFAQEGKRVLIIDGDLRKPTLHYTFNTFNKVGLSNVIAKKAAFYEAIQETFIVGLNVLTSGPVPPNPSELLASKAMDVLLFDVRKDYDVIIIDAPPLLSVSDSQILANKCDGTILIANTGVVEKSAVQKAHAILSNSQSIIIGVVLNNYVTPKHQHYYYEYSFGE, encoded by the coding sequence ATGTTTAAGTTGAATCATAGAAGAAAGAAAAAAAAGCTAAAACTCTCAAAACTATCCCGAAAACTTGTTACGATTTCTGATACGAAATCGATTATTGCAGAACAATTTCGCACAATCCGTACAAACATCACATTTTCAATGCCTGACCAAGAATTGAAAACGATTTTAGTTACCTCGTCTACACCAGGAGAAGGGAAATCTACGAATGCAGCAAATCTTGGGGTCGTATTCGCGCAAGAAGGTAAAAGAGTCCTAATTATAGATGGAGATTTGAGGAAACCGACTTTGCATTATACATTTAATACTTTCAATAAAGTGGGGCTATCCAACGTGATTGCAAAAAAGGCGGCTTTCTATGAAGCGATTCAAGAGACCTTTATAGTTGGACTGAATGTATTAACGAGTGGTCCCGTTCCACCAAATCCATCTGAATTGCTTGCTTCAAAAGCGATGGATGTATTGCTCTTTGATGTGAGAAAAGATTATGACGTCATTATTATTGATGCACCACCATTGTTATCTGTTTCAGATTCCCAAATATTAGCGAATAAATGCGATGGCACGATTTTAATTGCAAATACAGGTGTTGTCGAAAAAAGTGCTGTCCAAAAAGCACATGCCATTTTGTCTAACTCTCAATCAATCATTATAGGGGTAGTTTTAAATAATTATGTAACACCAAAACATCAGCATTATTATTATGAATATAGTTTTGGTGAATAA
- a CDS encoding stage V sporulation protein S, translating into MDSLKVSSRSNPNSVAGALVAVIREQGFAEMQAVGAGALNQAIKAVAIARGFVAPSGTDLICAPAFADITIAGEDRTALKLLVEKRNR; encoded by the coding sequence GTGGATTCATTAAAAGTATCATCACGTTCAAATCCTAACTCTGTTGCAGGTGCACTCGTTGCGGTAATACGAGAGCAAGGGTTTGCAGAAATGCAGGCAGTTGGGGCAGGTGCATTAAATCAAGCGATTAAGGCTGTAGCCATTGCAAGAGGATTTGTCGCACCAAGTGGAACGGATTTAATTTGCGCACCAGCCTTCGCGGACATTACCATTGCAGGGGAAGATCGTACAGCGTTAAAATTACTCGTTGAAAAAAGAAATCGTTAA